A part of Desulfobacter sp. genomic DNA contains:
- a CDS encoding DUF2279 domain-containing protein, giving the protein MKLLKKSIAILAGFGLVIGIVLAVPPAWAWEAQDLSKSDKVFMTNLAGITAITAWGMAKWDYFDTAPKRESEGWFSDGTKEGGADKLGHFYFTYALSHILSSTFDHWSFSREEAGLWGAASSFAMMSYMELGDAFSDYGFSHEDLLMNLAGAATAYLFYTRPRLSEKINFRVEYVPEFDKTDVFTDYENMKFLMAVRMNGFKALKHTPARHFELQLGYYARGYPGEENRERNIYLGVGISLPALFSGLTMKKTAKFFEYFQLPFTYIPVEKDLNR; this is encoded by the coding sequence ATGAAACTTTTAAAAAAAAGTATCGCCATCCTGGCCGGATTCGGCCTGGTCATAGGCATCGTCCTGGCCGTCCCCCCTGCCTGGGCATGGGAGGCACAGGATCTTTCCAAATCAGATAAGGTGTTCATGACCAATCTGGCCGGGATTACGGCCATCACCGCCTGGGGCATGGCCAAATGGGACTATTTTGACACCGCACCTAAAAGGGAAAGCGAAGGCTGGTTTTCCGACGGGACCAAGGAAGGGGGAGCAGACAAGCTGGGGCACTTTTATTTTACCTATGCCCTTTCCCACATCCTCTCCTCGACCTTTGATCACTGGTCTTTTTCCAGGGAGGAAGCCGGGCTTTGGGGGGCCGCCTCCTCCTTTGCCATGATGAGTTACATGGAATTGGGAGACGCCTTCAGCGATTACGGATTTTCCCACGAAGACCTTCTCATGAATCTTGCCGGTGCGGCCACAGCCTACCTTTTCTACACCCGCCCCCGCCTTAGTGAAAAAATCAATTTCAGGGTTGAATATGTTCCGGAATTCGACAAAACCGATGTGTTCACCGATTATGAAAACATGAAATTCCTCATGGCCGTCCGAATGAACGGTTTCAAAGCCCTGAAGCATACCCCGGCCCGCCACTTTGAACTCCAATTGGGATATTATGCCCGGGGATACCCCGGGGAAGAAAACCGGGAGAGGAACATCTACCTCGGCGTGGGGATCAGCCTGCCGGCCCTGTTCTCCGGTCTGACCATGAAAAAAACAGCCAAATTCTTCGAGTATTTCCAGCTTCCATTCACCTATATACCTGTGGAAAAAGATCTCAACAGATGA
- a CDS encoding zinc ribbon domain-containing protein, with amino-acid sequence MFKIILTPFVVLSATGLLTTIIIHLSTILKISFEHYDKVFFLAIGVFVVWFPTVLISTQLTKDFKRKDFWKAALRGCPKWLRRSINFLFIYAIFNFIYMINVGPDENEISTARFISGHLLPFYSAAVGTLYSAIKIKDNDNIRRCEQGHPVSPSAKFCEECGSPIQTKGNR; translated from the coding sequence ATGTTTAAAATAATACTTACTCCTTTTGTAGTTCTATCTGCAACAGGCCTGCTCACGACTATTATCATCCATTTATCAACAATTTTAAAAATATCTTTCGAGCATTATGATAAAGTCTTTTTTTTAGCTATAGGCGTTTTTGTAGTTTGGTTCCCTACAGTATTAATCTCTACTCAACTTACAAAAGATTTCAAGCGAAAAGATTTTTGGAAGGCTGCTTTAAGAGGATGTCCTAAATGGCTAAGAAGGTCGATCAACTTTCTTTTTATATACGCAATTTTCAATTTCATATACATGATAAATGTTGGGCCGGATGAAAATGAAATATCTACTGCAAGATTCATTTCTGGTCATCTTTTACCGTTCTATTCTGCAGCAGTAGGAACTTTATATTCCGCTATAAAAATTAAAGATAACGATAACATTAGAAGATGTGAACAGGGACATCCAGTGTCGCCATCAGCAAAATTCTGTGAAGAGTGTGGCTCTCCAATTCAAACTAAAGGCAACAGATAA
- a CDS encoding DNA translocase FtsK, translating into MKKNSYSLAGNVLAINTESGEFKFKIGEDTGTAKAQRIAELMVGEMEKVEEQFRGVREKSSPYAKLLLANLNISEQYLHLEKEYNRLIQECEQLKSVHRPLAVKVELPEIPDVPEPAEPTEVQEAQERGQAKEEETPPEPEAAPAPEDTEKPAGEPAPESREMPSEPGPLVKQVLETLRQSRPAEGEQRTEAGNQAPASGMATERSTESGTGEEAGERDAARGTDEAAGSERPAGDAMPARVKINSHEGPAAVTRTPAPVGSGAFRLPSLDFLNRPETRMEVDHEAIRRDAELLEQKLGYFGIKGEVMEVSPGPVITTFEYKPAPGIKISKIVNLADDLALALSALSIRLVAPIPGKDVIGIEIPNERMSIVPFADIVGSEAFMNIDSRTPICLGKDIIGNPVVVGLDKMPHLLIAGATGTGKSVALNAMITSILYKSSPEMVKFIMIDPKRIELSLFNDIPHLITPVITDMKKANIALQWVVREMERRYEKLAKLQVRNIEQYNRKIKQGNIGHLGEEFEHFSYIVIIIDELADLMMTASKDIEFSLTRIAQMARAAGIHLILATQRPSVDVLTGIIKANFPTRISFQVSSKTDSRTIIDSNGAETLLGRGDMLFVPPGTARLTRVHGTYLSERELITITDSLKSQGRPDYLLEVITEREEEPVTAEVGEDDYDEKYQAALDFVLSTRQASISSVQRALRVGYNRAARIIDLMEKKGVVGPSDGVKPRQVLVDHRMD; encoded by the coding sequence GTGAAGAAGAATAGTTACAGCCTTGCAGGAAATGTGTTAGCCATCAATACCGAATCCGGTGAATTTAAATTCAAAATCGGGGAGGATACCGGAACGGCCAAGGCCCAGCGTATTGCAGAGCTCATGGTGGGTGAAATGGAAAAGGTGGAAGAGCAGTTCCGGGGTGTCCGGGAAAAATCCAGCCCCTATGCAAAGCTGCTGCTGGCCAATTTGAATATTTCCGAACAATACCTGCATCTTGAGAAGGAATATAACCGGCTGATTCAGGAATGCGAACAGCTTAAGTCGGTACACCGGCCGTTGGCAGTTAAGGTGGAATTGCCTGAGATCCCTGATGTGCCGGAACCTGCGGAACCCACTGAAGTTCAGGAGGCCCAGGAAAGGGGCCAGGCAAAGGAAGAGGAGACGCCCCCTGAACCCGAGGCGGCACCGGCGCCGGAAGATACGGAAAAACCGGCTGGGGAGCCAGCCCCGGAAAGCAGGGAAATGCCTTCGGAACCCGGCCCCCTGGTGAAACAGGTTCTGGAAACCCTGAGGCAGTCAAGGCCGGCGGAGGGTGAGCAGAGAACCGAGGCCGGGAACCAAGCGCCGGCGTCCGGCATGGCGACGGAAAGGTCGACGGAATCTGGAACCGGGGAAGAGGCCGGAGAAAGGGACGCTGCAAGGGGTACAGATGAGGCGGCCGGGTCTGAACGACCCGCCGGTGATGCCATGCCTGCCAGGGTGAAAATCAACAGCCATGAGGGGCCGGCAGCGGTGACCAGGACACCGGCACCGGTTGGCAGCGGGGCATTCAGACTCCCTTCCCTGGATTTCCTCAACCGCCCGGAAACCCGGATGGAGGTGGACCACGAGGCCATCCGCCGGGATGCGGAGTTGCTGGAGCAGAAGCTGGGGTATTTCGGCATCAAGGGCGAGGTCATGGAGGTCTCTCCGGGACCCGTTATTACCACCTTTGAATACAAGCCTGCCCCGGGTATCAAGATCAGTAAGATCGTCAACCTGGCAGATGACCTGGCACTGGCCCTCAGCGCCCTGAGCATCCGCCTGGTGGCCCCCATCCCGGGCAAGGATGTCATCGGCATTGAGATCCCCAATGAACGGATGAGCATTGTTCCCTTTGCCGATATCGTGGGGTCAGAGGCCTTCATGAATATCGACTCCCGCACCCCCATCTGCCTGGGCAAGGACATCATCGGCAACCCCGTGGTGGTGGGACTGGACAAAATGCCCCACCTGCTCATTGCGGGGGCCACGGGCACGGGCAAGAGCGTGGCCCTCAACGCCATGATCACCAGTATCCTCTACAAATCTTCGCCGGAAATGGTGAAGTTCATCATGATCGACCCCAAGCGCATCGAGCTGTCCCTGTTCAACGACATCCCCCATCTCATCACCCCGGTGATCACGGACATGAAAAAGGCCAATATTGCATTGCAGTGGGTGGTGCGTGAGATGGAGCGGCGGTATGAAAAGCTGGCCAAACTCCAGGTGAGAAACATTGAGCAGTACAACAGGAAGATCAAACAGGGGAATATCGGCCACTTGGGTGAGGAATTCGAACATTTTTCATACATTGTCATCATCATTGACGAGCTGGCCGACCTCATGATGACCGCTTCCAAGGATATTGAATTTTCCCTCACCCGCATCGCCCAGATGGCACGGGCGGCAGGGATTCATCTTATCCTGGCCACCCAGCGCCCCTCGGTGGATGTCCTCACCGGGATCATCAAGGCCAACTTCCCCACCCGGATTTCTTTCCAGGTTTCTTCCAAAACCGATTCCCGGACCATTATTGACTCCAACGGGGCCGAAACCCTGCTGGGACGGGGGGATATGCTGTTTGTTCCGCCGGGGACCGCCCGGCTGACCCGGGTCCACGGCACCTACCTTTCCGAAAGGGAGCTGATCACCATCACCGATTCCCTCAAGTCCCAGGGCCGGCCCGATTACCTTCTGGAGGTGATTACGGAAAGGGAGGAGGAGCCAGTGACCGCAGAGGTGGGCGAGGATGACTACGACGAAAAATACCAGGCGGCCCTGGATTTTGTCCTGTCCACCCGGCAGGCTTCCATCTCCAGTGTCCAGCGTGCCCTGAGGGTGGGGTACAACCGGGCCGCACGGATCATCGATCTCATGGAGAAAAAAGGGGTGGTGGGGCCTTCTGACGGGGTCAAGCCCCGCCAGGTGCTGGTGGACCACCGGATGGATTAA
- a CDS encoding sporulation protein: MFKKIFAKIGIGSASVDAVLTTDEFMPGGTLEGRIEIKGGNVEQEVSAINLQLNTLAKQEGEDTECNLTHTLEEYAICEAFTLNPGERHSLDFAFELHPETPVTVLDIPKNRCKVWLETSLDIDNAIDPKDRDSLHIHPGPVMAHFIDAMHQNGFKMVKADVEKGFLNGDGFASASGCYQELEFKPKGFGFSRVEEVELSFITDGGLTHVFIELDRRFGGDGYHSLTLSSNAAYGEVEAALKSVI, from the coding sequence ATGTTTAAAAAAATTTTTGCCAAAATCGGCATCGGGTCCGCCAGTGTGGATGCCGTCCTGACAACCGATGAATTCATGCCCGGGGGCACCTTGGAGGGCCGCATAGAGATCAAGGGGGGGAATGTGGAACAGGAGGTGTCCGCCATTAACCTGCAACTCAACACCCTGGCCAAGCAGGAGGGGGAGGACACGGAGTGCAACCTCACCCACACCCTTGAAGAATACGCCATCTGCGAAGCCTTTACCCTGAACCCCGGGGAGAGGCACTCCCTGGATTTTGCCTTTGAACTCCATCCCGAAACCCCGGTGACGGTGCTGGATATCCCGAAGAACCGGTGCAAGGTCTGGCTCGAGACCTCCCTGGACATCGACAATGCCATCGATCCCAAGGACCGGGACTCCCTGCATATCCACCCCGGCCCGGTCATGGCCCATTTCATCGACGCCATGCACCAAAACGGATTTAAAATGGTGAAAGCCGACGTGGAAAAGGGATTCCTAAACGGAGACGGGTTTGCCTCGGCATCGGGATGCTACCAGGAATTGGAATTCAAGCCCAAAGGTTTCGGTTTCAGCCGGGTGGAAGAGGTGGAACTCTCCTTTATCACCGACGGAGGCCTCACCCATGTGTTCATCGAACTGGACAGAAGATTCGGGGGAGACGGCTACCATTCCCTCACCCTTTCCAGCAATGCCGCCTATGGGGAGGTTGAAGCGGCGCTTAAATCCGTGATTTAA
- a CDS encoding DUF4062 domain-containing protein: MARIYVSSTFSDLEAHRKEVCLALKRLGHEDVAMEYYVAEDKRPVDRCLEDVASCDVYVGIFAYRYGFVPIKNNPHGYSITEMEYRKALETHIPCLMFLMSEEAPWPKNKQDKGAAAQKIESFREEIINGERHMVNFFETADGLARQVNEAIVNWEKETGVQTKRQATDWDRYRQAVGDKHQWVRLQVIAGAGKHGGIAKIPLTDVFEPQLAAHGISPKDIPDEIREYQKIIYGSRHGEGEPDGKTPDSGLEPDWEDPMYGSNPEMVLDLLAKEPAQVILGGPGSGKTTILHYAMLRMCRRGTGASPLPLHLDNAPVPFLIELRKYVLHGAEDFIQYIIRNTKEFYDVTIDGESLVALLEEKKRALVFFDGLDEVFDPDQRISVINQFENFANRYPGACIIVTSRIAGYSGYELGLAGFSHYTLLPLTLNQIRNFTLQWYRYYTLEGTERTAQGLVQRITESPRLLDLAGNPLLLTMMAVIYKDRDLPNERWRLYKRCADTLLEDWEMGKGIKNIEFRSDVQIRTAQKAEILQRVARYMLGHGQENRELNAIAYAPLYTIVSDYLRKKYSLSQGIAEAVTIDILQHLMERTYVLAGIGERVFGFVHRTFMEYFAALDCQAQFNAKMSDFTWLTREIFGAHWQGGEWEEVLLLLIAMLQDQGTPIRDVVEYLRTQCRRPIPFNRAFAVRCLGETGSIEDLDYGRKLLEELASDISEHAPQFRKKESARFLEEGLKAFSALAPLVPVSHKLQKTIDALNRRKEATARMAAWQMGFALQPHKERLDYALKALNDKEEVIRRGAITAIEREWPGRADIGPIMAEIVRSDRLGRVRQAAMYAMQRSWSREPAILDAISRRIDMETGYTYVIKYIEYLAKNWGGNPRARDIAVNAVAQKTKAREDYDVNQVKNALISALGQGWSEDPEAFGFLQNMARHDPLFTIRLNALGAIVKGWECRSPVLSFLDTLVADERSPDTRGDIIAAIIENWNGDPQLLAFIKEKMKNDVEPAIRAMGMEFLSYAIWGRCVNYHSDTSKINEAKRILPVLYDLMMNDPDISIRERAIFYYSANQKLIIQTTGDRSESPRWMATLEQRAKNDSDIRIRLLAVKEIAEEIHLSSHRSFYKKYWDLRHRSFKLASILDPGQITRGNEFLTAQFDVLHKEASGNPDPEVRAIAIWAIAFGWHNEAELGFLKRCAVEDPAPQTRINSLLAMALVWRHKNKVRNFLIKRSTKDPEKENRNFIKLILQKPHNDIWDLRTFISQNNYYVPLLT; this comes from the coding sequence ATGGCACGAATATATGTTTCCTCGACCTTCAGTGATTTAGAAGCCCATCGTAAAGAAGTCTGCCTGGCGTTAAAGCGGCTGGGCCATGAAGATGTGGCCATGGAATACTACGTGGCCGAAGACAAGCGCCCTGTGGACAGATGCCTTGAAGATGTGGCCTCCTGTGATGTCTATGTCGGTATCTTTGCCTATCGCTACGGCTTCGTCCCAATAAAAAACAACCCCCACGGCTATTCCATCACGGAAATGGAATACCGAAAAGCATTGGAAACCCATATCCCATGTCTGATGTTCCTCATGTCCGAGGAGGCCCCCTGGCCGAAAAACAAACAGGATAAAGGCGCGGCAGCCCAAAAAATAGAATCCTTCCGTGAAGAAATCATCAATGGCGAGCGGCATATGGTCAATTTCTTCGAAACCGCCGACGGGCTGGCCCGCCAGGTCAATGAAGCAATTGTCAACTGGGAGAAGGAAACCGGGGTACAAACCAAACGGCAGGCCACGGACTGGGACCGGTACCGGCAGGCGGTGGGAGACAAGCACCAGTGGGTCCGCCTCCAGGTCATCGCCGGCGCCGGCAAACACGGGGGCATTGCCAAAATCCCGCTGACGGATGTGTTCGAACCCCAGCTGGCGGCCCATGGAATTTCTCCCAAAGACATCCCCGATGAAATCAGGGAATATCAGAAAATCATATACGGGAGCCGGCATGGGGAAGGGGAGCCGGATGGGAAAACCCCGGATTCCGGTCTGGAACCGGATTGGGAAGATCCCATGTATGGGTCAAATCCTGAGATGGTCTTGGATCTGCTGGCCAAGGAGCCGGCCCAGGTGATTCTCGGTGGACCGGGTTCCGGCAAAACCACCATCCTCCACTATGCCATGCTCAGAATGTGCAGGCGCGGCACCGGTGCTTCCCCCCTGCCCCTGCATCTGGACAATGCCCCGGTTCCCTTCCTCATCGAACTGAGGAAATATGTGCTCCATGGGGCAGAAGACTTCATCCAATACATCATCAGAAACACAAAGGAATTTTACGATGTCACCATTGATGGGGAGAGCCTGGTGGCCCTTCTGGAAGAAAAGAAACGGGCCCTGGTCTTCTTTGACGGTCTGGATGAGGTGTTTGACCCCGACCAGCGTATCAGCGTCATCAACCAATTTGAAAACTTCGCCAACCGGTACCCCGGCGCATGCATTATCGTGACCTCCCGGATCGCCGGCTACAGCGGATATGAACTGGGCCTGGCGGGTTTCTCCCATTATACCCTGCTGCCCCTTACATTGAACCAGATCCGGAATTTCACCCTCCAGTGGTACCGGTATTATACACTGGAGGGAACCGAACGCACCGCCCAGGGGCTGGTTCAGCGGATAACCGAAAGCCCCCGCCTTCTTGATCTGGCCGGCAATCCCCTGCTTCTGACCATGATGGCGGTAATCTATAAGGACAGGGACCTGCCCAATGAAAGATGGCGCCTCTATAAACGCTGTGCCGATACCCTGCTTGAAGACTGGGAGATGGGCAAGGGAATTAAAAACATTGAATTCAGGTCAGACGTCCAGATCCGCACCGCTCAGAAAGCTGAAATCCTGCAGCGGGTAGCCCGGTATATGCTCGGGCACGGCCAGGAAAACAGAGAGTTGAACGCCATCGCCTATGCCCCGCTCTACACGATTGTGTCTGACTACCTTAGAAAAAAATACAGCCTGTCCCAGGGCATTGCCGAGGCCGTGACCATTGATATCCTCCAGCATCTGATGGAAAGAACCTATGTGCTGGCGGGCATCGGGGAGCGGGTATTCGGTTTTGTCCACAGAACCTTCATGGAATACTTCGCCGCATTGGACTGCCAGGCACAGTTCAACGCCAAAATGTCGGATTTCACCTGGCTGACCCGGGAGATTTTCGGTGCCCACTGGCAGGGCGGTGAATGGGAAGAGGTCCTGCTGCTGCTCATTGCCATGCTCCAGGACCAGGGCACTCCCATCCGGGATGTGGTGGAGTACCTGCGGACCCAGTGCCGACGCCCCATCCCATTTAACCGGGCATTTGCCGTCCGCTGCCTGGGTGAAACCGGCAGCATTGAAGATCTGGATTACGGCCGGAAACTGCTTGAGGAATTGGCATCGGATATATCGGAGCATGCCCCCCAATTCAGAAAAAAAGAGTCGGCCCGATTTCTGGAAGAAGGATTAAAAGCCTTTAGCGCCCTGGCCCCGCTGGTCCCTGTTTCCCATAAACTTCAAAAAACCATCGACGCGCTCAACCGCAGAAAAGAGGCCACCGCCCGCATGGCGGCCTGGCAGATGGGGTTTGCGCTGCAGCCCCATAAAGAACGGCTGGATTATGCGTTAAAGGCGCTGAATGACAAAGAAGAGGTGATTCGCAGGGGAGCCATCACCGCCATTGAACGGGAGTGGCCCGGCCGGGCCGATATCGGCCCGATCATGGCGGAGATTGTTCGCTCTGACCGCCTGGGGCGTGTCCGCCAGGCGGCCATGTATGCCATGCAACGCTCCTGGAGCAGGGAGCCCGCCATCCTGGATGCCATTTCCCGGCGTATTGACATGGAAACCGGTTATACATACGTCATCAAATATATCGAATACCTGGCCAAAAACTGGGGCGGCAATCCCAGGGCGAGGGATATTGCAGTCAATGCCGTTGCCCAAAAAACCAAAGCACGGGAGGACTACGATGTCAACCAGGTCAAAAATGCCCTCATATCGGCACTTGGGCAGGGATGGAGCGAAGACCCGGAGGCCTTTGGTTTCCTTCAGAATATGGCACGCCACGATCCCCTTTTTACCATTCGGCTGAATGCCTTGGGTGCCATCGTTAAAGGATGGGAATGCCGTTCACCGGTTCTCAGCTTTCTGGACACCCTGGTCGCCGATGAACGCAGCCCAGACACCCGTGGGGATATTATTGCAGCCATAATAGAAAACTGGAACGGGGACCCGCAGCTATTGGCTTTTATAAAAGAAAAAATGAAAAATGATGTCGAGCCGGCAATCCGCGCCATGGGAATGGAGTTTTTATCCTATGCCATATGGGGAAGGTGTGTCAATTACCACTCAGACACATCAAAAATCAATGAGGCCAAGAGGATTCTCCCGGTGCTCTACGACCTGATGATGAATGACCCCGACATCAGCATCCGTGAAAGGGCCATTTTTTATTATTCAGCCAATCAAAAACTCATTATCCAGACCACCGGGGACAGATCGGAAAGTCCCAGATGGATGGCAACCCTTGAACAGAGAGCGAAAAACGACTCGGATATCCGGATCAGATTGCTTGCTGTCAAGGAAATCGCCGAAGAAATCCACCTCTCATCACATCGTTCATTTTACAAAAAATACTGGGACCTGCGCCATAGAAGTTTCAAACTGGCGTCCATTTTAGACCCGGGCCAGATTACCCGGGGAAATGAATTCCTCACAGCGCAGTTTGACGTTCTCCACAAAGAGGCCAGTGGGAATCCGGATCCGGAGGTACGTGCAATTGCCATTTGGGCCATCGCATTCGGATGGCATAATGAGGCGGAATTGGGATTCCTCAAAAGATGCGCCGTGGAGGACCCGGCACCGCAAACCCGCATAAACAGCTTACTTGCCATGGCATTGGTGTGGCGCCATAAAAACAAAGTGCGCAATTTTCTGATAAAACGATCCACCAAAGACCCGGAAAAAGAAAACCGGAATTTCATCAAACTGATATTGCAAAAACCACATAACGATATCTGGGATTTAAGAACTTTCATTTCCCAGAATAACTATTATGTCCCCTTGCTGACATGA
- a CDS encoding sigma-54-dependent Fis family transcriptional regulator, whose translation MDAHNTNEDFLFFQEAVSHISGSLDLSESMVRVFDFLKDHFPIDGISLHQYSRQLKAIKLLFLVTKDSFNYVETALPLSDENARYMEMHEQNPDPIVISDELTNTVSDDHRRAISHLLPYKPSSYLVGIMKSGEKTVGHLCFIGKGKLSYTRTQIRKMKLLLGPFNLAMSNMLKFRRVMAFQEKLYREKSHLEKELHQLKAPPIIGARSGLRKTMDVVHQLEGKETPVLILGETGTGKELIADAVQRISPRAAAPFIKVNCGAIPDTLIDSELFGYEKGAFTGAAKSHAGKFEQAHGGTLFLDEIGELPLQAQVRFLRVLQNGKVERLGGKSSIPVDVRIIAATNRDLKAMIREGSFREDLYYRLYVFPVYLPPLRERTRDIPALVRHFLDRACARLNISPRPVIGLDTVNRIKAYPWPGNVRELENFVERALILFPDGALHLESLLPIEPSAPAPAARNHRELTNLIDQRIRRALDGRPTGPSAPEAPTAPVQPLEKTIKESICAALSASRGKVHGENGAAALLGLNPSTLRNKMRKLNIEAGTFKG comes from the coding sequence ATGGATGCGCACAACACCAATGAGGACTTTTTATTTTTCCAGGAGGCGGTATCCCATATTTCAGGGAGTTTGGACCTCTCCGAATCCATGGTCCGGGTCTTTGATTTTCTAAAAGACCATTTCCCCATTGACGGGATTTCCCTTCACCAGTACTCCCGGCAGCTCAAGGCCATCAAACTGCTGTTCCTGGTGACAAAGGACAGTTTTAATTATGTGGAGACCGCCCTGCCCCTCTCTGATGAAAATGCCCGGTACATGGAAATGCATGAGCAGAATCCCGACCCCATCGTGATTTCAGACGAACTGACCAACACCGTTTCCGACGACCACCGGCGGGCCATTTCCCATCTGCTGCCCTACAAGCCCAGCTCCTATCTGGTCGGTATCATGAAATCGGGGGAAAAAACCGTGGGCCATCTCTGCTTTATCGGGAAGGGGAAGCTCAGCTATACCCGGACCCAGATACGGAAAATGAAACTGCTGCTGGGGCCCTTTAACCTGGCCATGTCCAATATGCTCAAATTCAGGCGGGTCATGGCCTTCCAGGAGAAATTGTACAGGGAAAAAAGCCACCTTGAAAAGGAACTCCACCAACTCAAGGCCCCCCCCATCATCGGGGCCCGCAGCGGCCTCCGCAAGACAATGGATGTGGTCCACCAGCTGGAGGGCAAGGAGACGCCGGTTCTCATTTTAGGGGAAACCGGCACCGGAAAAGAACTGATTGCCGATGCCGTCCAACGGATTTCCCCCAGGGCGGCGGCCCCCTTTATAAAGGTCAACTGCGGGGCCATTCCGGACACCCTCATCGACAGCGAGCTTTTCGGGTATGAAAAAGGGGCCTTCACCGGAGCGGCCAAGAGCCATGCCGGTAAATTTGAACAGGCCCACGGCGGCACCCTTTTTCTGGATGAAATCGGGGAACTGCCCCTCCAGGCCCAGGTCCGGTTTTTAAGGGTATTGCAGAACGGAAAAGTGGAACGGCTGGGGGGCAAATCCTCCATTCCTGTGGATGTCCGGATCATCGCCGCCACCAACCGGGATCTGAAAGCCATGATCCGGGAGGGCAGTTTCAGGGAAGACCTCTATTACCGTCTCTATGTATTTCCCGTGTACCTGCCCCCCTTAAGGGAACGGACCCGGGACATCCCGGCCCTTGTCCGCCATTTTCTGGACCGGGCCTGTGCCCGGCTCAACATTTCTCCCCGGCCTGTGATCGGCCTTGACACCGTCAACCGTATCAAGGCCTATCCCTGGCCGGGGAATGTCAGGGAACTTGAAAATTTCGTGGAAAGGGCCTTAATCCTCTTTCCCGACGGGGCCCTGCACCTGGAATCCCTTTTGCCCATAGAGCCGTCTGCCCCCGCCCCCGCCGCCCGGAATCACAGGGAATTGACCAATCTGATTGACCAACGGATCCGCCGGGCCCTGGACGGCCGCCCAACTGGCCCCTCGGCTCCCGAAGCCCCCACCGCACCGGTCCAGCCCCTGGAAAAAACCATTAAAGAGAGCATCTGCGCCGCATTGTCAGCCTCCCGGGGGAAGGTCCACGGCGAAAATGGCGCCGCTGCCCTCCTGGGATTAAATCCCTCCACCCTGAGGAATAAAATGCGCAAACTGAACATTGAAGCCGGGACCTTTAAAGGTTAG